ATCACGGCCTCCCCCTCGCCGGGGATGTGCAGCCCGCAATGGGCCATCGTCACAAGCAACCCCACGGTCTTTAGGACGACGGTCTTGCCGCCGGTATTGGGACCGGTCACAAGCAGCATGGGGTGGCTATCGTCGAGCGCGATCGAAAGCGGCACGGGGCAGGGACCGCGGCGGTCGGCGAAGGCCAGCAGCATGGCCGGATGGTACACGGCGCTAAGCCGCAAGAGCGGTTCCGGCACGAGTCGCGGGGCATGCGCGTTCATGTGAATGCTGAGGTGACCGGCGGCGAACGCGAGATCGATCCAGCTGACTGCCCCGAGCAGGGCCCAGAGGGCCTCAAGGGCAGCCGCGACCTCGGCGGTCAATTGCCGGCGCACGGCCAATTCCTCGGCATCGCGCCGTCCGGCGCAGGCCTCGAGGCGATTATTGGCAGCCACCGTCTCCAGGGGTTCCACGAGATAACGGCGCCCATGGCCGGCGGGTCCACGACGTACACCCTTGATGGTATCGGCGACCTGAGGGGCCACCGCCAGAAGGAGCCGTGATCCACTCGCGACAATGGCCTCATCGGCCTCATCGGTGACGCCGAGGGCCGCCAGGCGCTGTCTTAGCAAGTCCTCGACATCGGCGCGCCCCTTGCTGATCTCCTGGGCCAGCTCCGCGAGTCTCGGGCTCGCCGTGTCATTCACGCGCCCGCCCGGCGTCACCGCGGCATCCAGCTGCGCGAGCAGTTGCGGCGCGAGCACCAAAGCCCCTTCGTCGGGGTACAAGTCCGGATACTGCGCCCACAAGGCGCGCAGGCTCACACCCGCACGTATCAGTTGGGCGATATGGGCGAGCGCGGTCCCGGCCAACGCCGCGCGCGCCTGGCCGGCCTGGCGCAGGGCCGCACGGATATCCGGCAGGCGCGGCAAGACGGCCGCCCCCTGCTCGATGGCGCGCCGCGCGGCGGTCACCGCCCTTTGCAGGGCCTGGGCGGCGGCAATATCGGGGGCCGGGACCAGCGCGCGCGCGGCATCCGCCCCGTAAGGGGTGGCCGTCAAGCGCTCCAGGAGGCGTCGGACGGCGGCAAATTCCAAGGCGTCGAGATCAGCGTCCATATCGTCTCTCCCGGGAGGCTTACGACCGGATGTGGGCCACGTCGTCGCGCAGGTACACCGGCACCGCGGCACAGGCGCGCACGAACGCCGCGTGCTCATAGGCATCCTCGGCCAGCGCCAGG
The DNA window shown above is from Acidiferrobacter sp. SPIII_3 and carries:
- a CDS encoding DNA mismatch repair protein MutS, yielding MDADLDALEFAAVRRLLERLTATPYGADAARALVPAPDIAAAQALQRAVTAARRAIEQGAAVLPRLPDIRAALRQAGQARAALAGTALAHIAQLIRAGVSLRALWAQYPDLYPDEGALVLAPQLLAQLDAAVTPGGRVNDTASPRLAELAQEISKGRADVEDLLRQRLAALGVTDEADEAIVASGSRLLLAVAPQVADTIKGVRRGPAGHGRRYLVEPLETVAANNRLEACAGRRDAEELAVRRQLTAEVAAALEALWALLGAVSWIDLAFAAGHLSIHMNAHAPRLVPEPLLRLSAVYHPAMLLAFADRRGPCPVPLSIALDDSHPMLLVTGPNTGGKTVVLKTVGLLVTMAHCGLHIPGEGEAVIGRFHRVIVDIGDRQSLLHQLSTFASHVEVLKRLLSEADGQTLVLMDELGTGTDPEEGAALAMAVLDELAHRHVRGVITTHLSPLKGYAAAHPYLTNATMRFDDERLAPTYELVVGESGSSHGLTIAERRGLAPALLQAARAHLARLEAARGAPL